In Desulfovibrio sp., the following are encoded in one genomic region:
- the eutJ gene encoding ethanolamine utilization protein EutJ, protein MDFATIDSKIAALERCIESTVPVSADETLHVGVDLGTAYIVVVVLNSAKEAVGCAMEFAQVIRDGIVVDYTGATQIVRKLVGQLEKRLGRTLTHAAIAVPPGTGEGTCKTHRYVVEAAGLEVTGVLDEPTAANAVLGVTNGVIVDIGGGTTGLSILEDGKVVYVADEATGGTHLTLVLAGNYRVSFEEAEDLKKQEDRQEDILPLVRPVLQKMASIVSSHIQGRDISAIYLVGGTCCLKDMEKVMHFETGKPVYKPANPFLVTPLGIAMNCGA, encoded by the coding sequence ATGGATTTTGCCACCATTGATTCTAAAATCGCGGCTCTTGAGCGCTGCATAGAGAGCACAGTGCCCGTGAGTGCGGACGAGACGCTCCACGTGGGAGTGGACCTCGGCACGGCCTACATCGTGGTGGTGGTCTTAAACAGCGCGAAAGAGGCCGTGGGCTGCGCCATGGAATTCGCCCAGGTGATCAGGGATGGCATCGTGGTGGACTACACCGGGGCCACCCAGATTGTTCGAAAACTTGTGGGGCAGCTGGAAAAACGCCTGGGACGCACCCTCACCCATGCCGCCATTGCCGTTCCGCCCGGCACGGGAGAGGGCACATGCAAGACCCATCGTTATGTGGTGGAGGCCGCCGGATTGGAAGTGACCGGCGTTCTGGACGAACCCACGGCGGCCAATGCCGTGCTCGGAGTGACAAACGGCGTGATCGTGGACATCGGCGGCGGCACCACCGGCCTTTCAATCCTTGAAGACGGCAAGGTGGTTTACGTGGCGGACGAAGCCACGGGAGGAACCCACCTCACCCTGGTGCTGGCGGGCAATTACCGGGTGAGCTTCGAAGAAGCAGAGGATCTGAAAAAACAGGAAGACCGCCAGGAGGATATTCTTCCCCTGGTTCGCCCGGTGCTTCAGAAAATGGCCTCCATCGTCAGCAGCCATATCCAGGGGCGCGATATTTCAGCCATTTACCTGGTGGGGGGGACCTGCTGCCTGAAAGACATGGAAAAGGTGATGCACTTTGAGACCGGAAAGCCGGTCTACAAGCCCGCCAACCCCTTTCTGGTCACGCCCCTGGGCATAGCCATGAACTGCGGCGCGTAG
- a CDS encoding EutN/CcmL family microcompartment protein, whose protein sequence is MIIGKVIGNVWATRKEETLSGLKLMIVKRMDLAGGGEHESFVAADCVGAGIDERVLVVTGSSARKALRNTDTPMDAAIIAIIDEVEVRPEG, encoded by the coding sequence ATGATTATTGGAAAAGTTATCGGCAATGTGTGGGCTACCCGCAAAGAAGAAACCTTAAGCGGCTTGAAGCTGATGATCGTCAAGCGCATGGACCTTGCTGGCGGCGGCGAGCATGAGAGCTTTGTCGCTGCGGACTGCGTGGGCGCCGGCATTGACGAGCGTGTGCTTGTGGTCACGGGCAGTTCCGCGCGCAAGGCTCTTAGAAACACCGACACCCCCATGGATGCGGCCATCATCGCCATCATCGATGAAGTGGAAGTGAGGCCGGAGGGCTAA
- the eutP gene encoding EutP/PduV family microcompartment system protein: MKIMMLIGETGAGKCSLIRALSGEEFPKKRNIAVEFRGQFINTPGEFLENRRFYRALITTAVDCDVLALIQDATRSSSLFPPQFATLFNRTVVGVVTKVDETSANVERAERFLRNAGAEDIIHVSTRTGVGLDTIRKMFI, from the coding sequence ATGAAGATAATGATGCTCATAGGAGAAACCGGTGCCGGAAAATGCTCGCTCATCCGGGCTCTCTCGGGTGAAGAGTTCCCCAAGAAAAGGAATATAGCCGTGGAATTCCGGGGACAGTTCATCAACACCCCCGGGGAGTTTCTGGAGAACAGACGTTTCTATCGCGCTCTCATCACCACAGCGGTTGATTGCGACGTTCTGGCCCTGATCCAGGATGCCACCAGGTCAAGCAGTCTTTTCCCCCCGCAGTTCGCCACCCTGTTCAACCGGACCGTGGTTGGCGTAGTCACCAAAGTGGACGAAACCAGCGCAAACGTGGAGCGGGCGGAGCGGTTTTTAAGAAACGCTGGAGCGGAAGATATAATCCACGTGAGTACAAGAACAGGAGTCGGCTTGGACACCATACGAAAGATGTTCATTTAA
- a CDS encoding BMC domain-containing protein, producing MDTLGIVESKSIAAGGELADAMVKVASVELVRATTICSGRYMIHVAGDREAVETSVRVARESGRVLAGSFVISNVSSQVIDVLKKSSMAKEGDALGIIECRTVSSGVAAADSAVKRSVVSLLRLVMGQGINGKSYFVISGDVASVEEAAEAAKSALGKDLVEAVVIPRPSASVVQALTSVARL from the coding sequence ATGGACACGCTGGGCATCGTGGAAAGCAAAAGCATTGCCGCCGGCGGGGAGCTGGCGGACGCCATGGTGAAGGTGGCTTCCGTGGAGCTTGTCCGCGCCACGACCATCTGTTCCGGCAGATACATGATCCATGTGGCCGGTGACCGCGAGGCTGTGGAAACCTCGGTTCGAGTGGCCCGTGAATCAGGGCGCGTTCTGGCTGGAAGCTTCGTCATTTCCAACGTGTCCTCCCAGGTGATCGACGTTCTGAAAAAGAGCTCCATGGCCAAAGAGGGTGATGCGCTGGGCATCATCGAGTGCCGCACGGTCTCTTCCGGGGTGGCGGCGGCGGACAGTGCCGTGAAACGCTCCGTCGTAAGCCTGCTGCGCCTTGTCATGGGCCAGGGCATCAACGGCAAATCCTATTTCGTCATCAGCGGGGACGTGGCTTCCGTTGAGGAAGCTGCCGAGGCCGCCAAATCGGCATTGGGCAAGGACCTTGTCGAGGCGGTGGTGATACCTAGGCCCAGCGCCTCTGTGGTTCAGGCTTTAACAAGCGTTGCGAGGTTATAA
- the pduA gene encoding propanediol utilization microcompartment protein PduA, with protein sequence MNALGMVETKGLVGAVEAADAMVKAANVVLVGREQVGSGLVTVLVRGDVGAVKAATDAGAAAAGRVGELVSVHVIPRPHSDVEKILPKRPA encoded by the coding sequence ATGAACGCGTTGGGAATGGTCGAAACCAAAGGTCTTGTTGGAGCCGTTGAAGCCGCGGATGCCATGGTCAAAGCCGCCAATGTGGTGCTTGTCGGCCGCGAGCAGGTTGGCAGCGGGCTCGTGACCGTGCTTGTGCGGGGAGATGTGGGCGCGGTGAAGGCCGCCACGGACGCTGGCGCCGCTGCCGCCGGGCGTGTTGGCGAACTGGTGAGCGTGCATGTGATTCCCCGCCCTCACAGCGACGTGGAGAAGATTCTTCCAAAACGTCCCGCCTAG
- a CDS encoding SLBB domain-containing protein, whose product MRERIVEKIRNAGVVGAGGAGFPTHVKVAATVDTVLVNGASCEPLLMSDPYILETHIQTMVRGLEAVLDCTGAGKGIICLKGKHSKAMASVREAVARDGTGRLELFELKDFYPAGDEQVLVREVLGRTVPEGGIPLQVGAVVSNVESLYNVALALEDTPTTHRYVTVTGEVKKRMVVKVPVGTQVCDVIAFAGGPTISDFKVVDGGPMMGRVLPDMLQPVTKTTSGLIVLPPDHTVVARKIMDPARVRRITNTICCQCSQCTDLCPRNLLGHSLHPHKLMRILDTQEYSSPQAKEALLCSECGICEKFACPMMVSPREVNAQIKKALMQKGVRWESSTRELVGHPFRESRSIPTKRLMQRLNVAQYDTHFDHACEFTPSNVVIPLKQHIGAPAACVVSCGARVTKGDLIGEIPEKALGARVHASISGVVEATADGMVTIRAH is encoded by the coding sequence ATGAGAGAGCGGATTGTTGAAAAGATTCGAAACGCCGGAGTGGTAGGTGCCGGTGGCGCCGGCTTTCCAACCCATGTGAAGGTTGCCGCAACGGTGGATACGGTTCTTGTGAATGGCGCCTCCTGCGAACCTCTGCTCATGAGTGACCCTTATATCCTGGAAACGCACATACAGACGATGGTTCGCGGCCTGGAAGCGGTTCTTGACTGCACTGGAGCCGGGAAAGGGATCATCTGCCTGAAGGGGAAGCACTCCAAAGCCATGGCATCCGTCCGGGAAGCAGTTGCACGAGATGGCACGGGACGGCTGGAACTCTTTGAACTTAAGGACTTTTATCCTGCCGGTGACGAACAGGTCCTCGTCCGGGAGGTTCTTGGCAGAACGGTTCCAGAAGGCGGTATCCCCCTCCAGGTGGGGGCGGTGGTGAGCAACGTGGAGTCGCTCTACAACGTGGCCCTGGCCCTGGAGGATACGCCCACCACCCACCGCTATGTAACGGTTACGGGCGAGGTGAAGAAGCGCATGGTCGTGAAGGTTCCCGTGGGGACCCAAGTCTGCGATGTGATCGCCTTTGCTGGCGGCCCCACCATTTCCGACTTCAAGGTGGTGGACGGAGGCCCCATGATGGGCCGGGTGCTGCCGGACATGCTCCAGCCCGTGACCAAGACAACCAGCGGCCTGATCGTTTTGCCGCCGGATCATACCGTGGTGGCAAGGAAGATAATGGACCCAGCCCGGGTGCGGCGCATTACCAACACAATCTGCTGCCAGTGCTCACAATGCACGGATCTTTGCCCTAGGAATCTTCTCGGCCATAGCCTCCATCCCCATAAGCTGATGCGGATTTTGGACACCCAGGAATACTCCAGTCCTCAAGCCAAAGAGGCCCTGCTCTGCTCCGAATGCGGCATCTGCGAGAAATTCGCCTGCCCCATGATGGTCTCCCCCAGGGAGGTCAACGCCCAGATCAAGAAGGCCCTGATGCAGAAGGGTGTTCGCTGGGAATCCTCCACAAGGGAGCTTGTGGGCCACCCCTTCCGGGAGAGCCGCTCGATCCCCACCAAACGCCTGATGCAGCGGCTGAACGTGGCGCAATACGACACCCATTTCGATCACGCCTGCGAGTTCACACCATCCAATGTGGTAATTCCGCTCAAGCAGCACATCGGTGCGCCTGCCGCGTGCGTTGTGTCCTGCGGCGCCAGGGTAACGAAGGGCGATCTGATCGGGGAAATTCCTGAAAAGGCTCTTGGAGCAAGGGTTCACGCGAGCATCAGCGGCGTGGTGGAAGCCACCGCGGACGGCATGGTCACAATCAGAGCGCACTAA
- the cutD gene encoding choline TMA-lyase-activating enzyme: MIERKALIFNIQKYNTHDGHGVRTLVFFKGCPLRCKWCSNPEGQVRQYQVLFKKNLCVHCGACVPVCPVGIHKMPPHSRQHEIARNIECIGCRKCEEACTVSALAVSGEKKTISELVEIIEEDKPFYDMSGGGVTLGGGDPLMQPEAAANLLMVCRQRGINTAVETCGYARPETLMKIAEYTDLFLYDVKHMNSERHYELTGVRNESILSNLKMLFEYRHNVRIRIPLLKDVNDTMDDCRKLIQFLMPFKDFKNFKGIDILPYHKLGTNKYSQLGWDYRMGGDPVLNSTDLDRITACFDEHDLRVSVLRH, translated from the coding sequence ATGATTGAGAGAAAGGCGCTCATCTTCAACATCCAGAAGTACAATACGCATGATGGGCATGGCGTACGGACTCTGGTGTTCTTCAAGGGGTGCCCTCTGCGCTGCAAGTGGTGCTCAAATCCCGAAGGTCAGGTTCGACAATATCAGGTGCTCTTCAAAAAAAACCTCTGTGTTCACTGCGGTGCCTGCGTCCCGGTCTGTCCTGTGGGGATCCACAAAATGCCGCCACACTCCAGGCAGCATGAAATCGCACGCAACATCGAATGCATCGGCTGCCGAAAATGCGAGGAAGCCTGCACTGTGTCCGCTCTGGCTGTGTCCGGAGAAAAGAAAACCATATCGGAACTCGTAGAGATCATTGAGGAAGACAAGCCATTCTATGACATGTCCGGCGGTGGTGTGACCCTGGGTGGCGGCGATCCGCTCATGCAGCCGGAAGCGGCGGCCAACCTGCTTATGGTGTGCAGGCAGCGAGGGATAAACACAGCCGTGGAGACCTGCGGGTATGCCAGGCCAGAAACCCTGATGAAAATCGCCGAATACACGGACCTCTTTCTCTATGACGTGAAACACATGAACTCAGAACGTCATTATGAGCTGACAGGGGTGCGCAACGAATCGATCCTGAGCAATCTTAAAATGCTTTTTGAGTACAGACACAATGTACGGATCAGGATTCCGCTTTTGAAGGACGTCAATGACACTATGGATGACTGCCGCAAGCTCATTCAGTTCCTGATGCCATTCAAAGATTTTAAGAATTTTAAAGGAATAGACATCCTCCCCTACCACAAGCTTGGCACCAACAAATACAGCCAGCTGGGGTGGGACTACAGAATGGGTGGCGACCCCGTGTTGAACAGCACGGACCTGGACCGAATAACGGCCTGTTTCGACGAACATGATCTTCGGGTTTCCGTGCTGAGACATTGA
- a CDS encoding BMC domain-containing protein produces the protein MNLRTIGCVELNSIAMGMHTADEMVKAAEVELVLARPTCPGRYLVIVAGDTGAVKSSVETGREIGGELIVDWFLLPSVHADVIPALSGTSLRATIGALGIIETCTTASCILAADAAAKTAQVDLLEIRFAAGLAGKAFVVMTGDVGSVNASVRAGVDGVGDAGPVLSHVVIPSPSEGLKAQIL, from the coding sequence ATGAATTTACGCACTATCGGTTGTGTTGAACTAAACAGCATCGCCATGGGCATGCACACTGCGGATGAGATGGTGAAAGCCGCTGAAGTGGAACTTGTGCTTGCCCGGCCCACCTGTCCGGGGCGCTATCTTGTGATTGTGGCCGGAGACACGGGAGCTGTGAAAAGCTCCGTGGAAACTGGCCGGGAGATCGGCGGCGAATTGATCGTCGACTGGTTTCTGCTCCCCAGCGTTCATGCGGACGTCATCCCCGCCCTTAGCGGAACGTCCTTACGAGCCACGATCGGCGCCCTGGGCATCATTGAAACGTGCACCACCGCGTCCTGCATCCTGGCGGCCGATGCCGCGGCAAAGACCGCCCAGGTGGACCTTCTCGAGATCCGCTTCGCTGCCGGGCTTGCCGGCAAGGCTTTTGTCGTGATGACCGGCGACGTGGGGTCCGTAAACGCCTCTGTGCGCGCCGGAGTGGACGGGGTTGGCGACGCGGGGCCAGTGCTCAGCCATGTGGTGATTCCCTCTCCCAGTGAAGGGCTCAAGGCGCAGATACTGTGA
- a CDS encoding acetaldehyde dehydrogenase (acetylating), translated as MVDKDLLSIQEARSLVRSARKAQAEFVELGQERVDAIIKAIAQATAAQAEALGALAVEETGFGKVLDKKAKNILASTQLYDAIKDMKTIGVLREDKANKIVEIAMPMGVIAGIIPSTNPTSTTIYKSIIALKSGNAIVFTPHPSARKCIGKTVEIIRDVLVYCGVSENLVSVMSVPTIEGSHELMKIVDLILATGGPAMVKAAYSSGTPALGVGAGNVPAFIERSANIEDAITKIFASKTFDNGTVCASEQAIITETVIAQKVKATLISQGAYFLEGEKLEKVKRVMERPNGAMNPDIVGRDAAYIARIAGIDIPQGTRLLVSDEKGVGPQYPFSKEKLTALLGFYVVNDWKEACELCHALLKNGGIGHSLAIHSQNEEVIREFGMKKPVSRLLVNTPSTQGAVGITTGLFPSFTLGCGTVGGSSTSDNVTPLNLMNIRRVAYDLGNMPCPAAPVKTDASSIDVNAITAMIIEQLKKMA; from the coding sequence ATGGTAGACAAGGATTTGCTGTCCATTCAGGAAGCCCGTTCCCTGGTGCGCAGCGCGCGAAAGGCTCAGGCTGAATTTGTAGAGCTCGGTCAGGAGCGGGTTGACGCCATTATCAAAGCCATTGCCCAAGCCACCGCCGCGCAGGCGGAAGCGCTTGGCGCCCTGGCCGTGGAAGAAACCGGTTTCGGGAAGGTCCTGGACAAGAAAGCCAAGAACATCCTTGCCAGCACGCAGCTCTACGATGCCATCAAGGACATGAAGACCATTGGCGTACTCAGGGAGGACAAGGCGAACAAGATCGTTGAGATCGCCATGCCCATGGGCGTGATCGCGGGAATCATTCCCTCCACCAACCCCACGTCGACGACCATCTACAAGTCCATCATAGCGCTCAAATCCGGCAACGCCATTGTTTTCACCCCTCACCCCAGCGCACGCAAATGCATCGGCAAAACCGTGGAGATAATCCGGGACGTCCTGGTTTATTGCGGTGTGAGTGAAAACCTTGTCAGCGTCATGAGCGTCCCCACCATCGAGGGCAGCCATGAGCTCATGAAGATCGTGGACTTGATCCTGGCCACGGGCGGCCCGGCCATGGTGAAGGCCGCCTACAGCTCAGGCACTCCCGCCCTGGGCGTGGGCGCGGGCAACGTGCCTGCCTTTATCGAGAGGAGCGCCAATATCGAGGACGCCATCACCAAGATATTCGCCAGCAAGACCTTTGATAACGGCACGGTGTGCGCTTCGGAGCAGGCCATCATAACCGAGACTGTGATCGCCCAGAAGGTCAAGGCAACGCTGATCTCCCAGGGCGCCTACTTCCTGGAGGGCGAGAAGCTTGAAAAGGTCAAGCGGGTGATGGAGCGCCCCAACGGGGCAATGAACCCCGACATCGTGGGCCGGGACGCCGCCTATATCGCCCGTATCGCGGGAATCGATATTCCCCAGGGAACCCGCCTGCTGGTTTCAGACGAAAAGGGCGTGGGGCCTCAGTACCCATTTTCCAAGGAAAAGCTCACCGCACTGCTCGGTTTCTATGTGGTGAACGACTGGAAAGAAGCCTGCGAACTCTGCCACGCGCTTTTAAAAAACGGCGGGATCGGCCACTCCCTGGCCATTCATTCTCAGAATGAAGAGGTTATCCGGGAGTTCGGCATGAAAAAGCCCGTTTCCAGACTCCTGGTCAACACCCCGTCCACCCAGGGCGCGGTGGGCATAACCACAGGCCTTTTCCCCTCGTTCACTTTGGGCTGCGGCACAGTAGGCGGAAGCTCCACCTCGGACAACGTCACGCCGCTGAACCTCATGAACATCAGAAGAGTGGCCTACGACCTCGGAAACATGCCTTGCCCGGCCGCTCCGGTGAAGACGGACGCCTCCTCCATCGACGTCAATGCCATCACGGCAATGATCATAGAGCAGTTGAAGAAAATGGCGTGA
- a CDS encoding phosphate propanoyltransferase has protein sequence MYEKAVQDILEGILRNVVEQLGDQNSSELPCFDVFEAIPVELSARHVHLSEKDALALFGGPPTPVRELSQPGQYLCKERVRLIGPKAVIDNVAVLGPVRGSSQVEISRTDARTLGTDTPVRQSGDTAGTPGIILASQTGIVGLEEGLIVAARHIHMTPQEAKRFGVSDNERVCVRLNGERPVILEDVVVRVSDTFSLAMHIDLDEGNSAGWNANVSGRIIGKKEAGNGFCHH, from the coding sequence ATGTACGAGAAAGCCGTACAGGACATCCTGGAGGGTATCCTGAGAAACGTCGTCGAACAGCTGGGCGACCAGAATTCAAGTGAGCTGCCCTGTTTCGACGTCTTCGAGGCCATACCTGTGGAGCTTTCGGCACGCCATGTCCATCTGAGCGAGAAGGACGCCCTGGCCCTTTTCGGCGGCCCCCCGACCCCTGTCCGGGAGCTCTCCCAGCCGGGGCAATATTTGTGCAAGGAGCGGGTGCGGCTCATCGGCCCCAAGGCGGTCATCGACAATGTGGCGGTCCTGGGGCCCGTGAGGGGCAGCTCCCAGGTGGAGATATCCAGGACCGACGCGCGAACCCTTGGTACCGACACTCCGGTTCGCCAGTCCGGCGACACAGCCGGGACTCCAGGTATCATCCTGGCTTCCCAGACGGGCATAGTAGGTCTGGAAGAGGGTCTCATAGTCGCAGCCCGCCATATCCACATGACGCCCCAGGAAGCCAAGCGCTTCGGCGTGTCAGATAACGAAAGGGTCTGTGTCCGCCTTAATGGAGAACGCCCCGTGATCCTCGAGGATGTGGTGGTGCGCGTCAGCGACACGTTCAGCCTGGCCATGCACATAGACCTGGACGAGGGCAACAGCGCCGGCTGGAACGCCAATGTGTCCGGCAGGATAATAGGGAAGAAAGAGGCCGGGAATGGATTTTGCCACCATTGA
- a CDS encoding BMC domain-containing protein, with product MANEPKQRVIQEYVPGKQVTLAHVIASPQQSIYIKLGLDHEAGDAIGILTITPSEGVIIAADIATKAASVDIGFLDRFGGSLVLVGDVASVEAALGGVLAYFDGVLGYASVEMTRS from the coding sequence ATAGCGAACGAACCAAAGCAGAGAGTTATCCAGGAGTATGTGCCTGGCAAGCAGGTCACCCTGGCCCATGTGATCGCAAGCCCCCAGCAAAGCATCTACATAAAGCTTGGCCTGGACCATGAGGCGGGCGACGCCATCGGCATCCTGACCATCACCCCGAGCGAGGGTGTTATCATCGCCGCAGACATCGCCACCAAGGCGGCGTCCGTGGACATCGGCTTTCTGGACCGGTTCGGCGGTTCGCTGGTTCTGGTGGGGGATGTGGCCAGCGTGGAGGCCGCGCTTGGCGGAGTGCTCGCCTATTTCGATGGGGTGCTTGGCTACGCGTCCGTAGAGATGACGCGGTCCTAG
- a CDS encoding BMC domain-containing protein, giving the protein MSTQTALGMVETRGLVGAIEAADAMVKAANVTLIGRSQVGAGLVTVMVRGDVAAVKAATDAGSAAASRVGELVSVHVIPRPHSEVEMILPKVEG; this is encoded by the coding sequence ATGTCGACGCAGACTGCATTGGGAATGGTTGAGACCAGAGGACTTGTTGGCGCAATCGAAGCGGCGGACGCCATGGTGAAGGCCGCCAACGTGACCCTTATCGGCCGCTCGCAGGTGGGCGCCGGGCTTGTGACCGTCATGGTCCGCGGTGATGTGGCTGCGGTCAAGGCGGCAACGGACGCGGGCTCGGCAGCTGCCTCCCGGGTGGGGGAACTGGTCAGCGTTCACGTGATCCCGCGCCCTCACAGCGAAGTGGAAATGATTCTCCCCAAGGTCGAAGGGTAG
- a CDS encoding BMC domain-containing protein, producing the protein MTALGLIETKGLLAAIECADVMLKAANVRLLEKNLAGGGLVTISIAGDVAAVKASVDAAVTAAQRIEGFVLVSSHVIARPDEELSRILALGETPKAPRPTSPRAAAKTGGGGHAPPVVSGTALPDAAKLKRMSAKSLKEIAASLAGFPITQEEMASVSKTDLVEAIIAASRQEEE; encoded by the coding sequence GTGACGGCACTTGGACTCATAGAAACAAAAGGCCTTCTTGCTGCCATTGAATGCGCTGACGTCATGCTCAAGGCCGCGAATGTGCGCCTTTTGGAAAAGAATCTCGCGGGCGGCGGGCTCGTGACCATCTCCATCGCGGGCGATGTGGCCGCAGTGAAGGCCTCCGTGGACGCCGCCGTGACCGCTGCTCAGCGCATCGAGGGCTTTGTCCTGGTTTCCTCGCACGTCATCGCCCGCCCAGACGAAGAACTTTCGCGCATCCTCGCCCTGGGCGAGACGCCAAAAGCGCCCCGCCCCACCTCCCCCAGGGCCGCAGCGAAAACCGGAGGCGGCGGGCACGCCCCGCCCGTCGTCTCCGGAACAGCGCTCCCTGACGCGGCGAAGCTTAAGAGGATGAGCGCTAAGTCGCTTAAGGAGATAGCCGCTTCCCTGGCCGGATTCCCCATAACCCAGGAAGAAATGGCCTCAGTCAGCAAGACGGATCTGGTCGAAGCAATCATCGCTGCCAGCAGGCAGGAAGAGGAGTAG
- a CDS encoding iron-containing alcohol dehydrogenase: MTQFFGKTKICYGPGALESLEQLPAKRAFIVTDPVMVKAGFTDRIQSHLDRSGIGHSTFDDVGPDPSLETVTKGTLHYLRDQTDLVIALGGGSVIDAAKAIMFFAHKAGNKTAKPLLVAIPTTSGTGSEVTSFSVITDKANEVKIPLNDELLIPDMAILDARFTRTVPPPGTAATGMDVLTHAIEAYTSLQANAFTTIYAEYAIRYVFRYLFRAFQCGDDMEAREMMLLASCMAGMAFNNSGLGLTHSIAHSLGGLFHIPHGLANAVILPYVVRFNSFHVGVKYREIAEIAGIPAATVEEGTTNLIQAIREMNDSMGIPNHIRALNIDEAVFREHLDVMAKNVLEDICTGGNPRRPSHEDVKRLLEQAW; the protein is encoded by the coding sequence GTGACTCAGTTTTTTGGCAAAACAAAGATCTGCTATGGCCCGGGCGCTCTTGAGAGCCTTGAGCAACTGCCGGCCAAGCGGGCCTTCATCGTAACGGACCCCGTCATGGTGAAGGCCGGTTTTACGGACCGCATCCAGAGCCATCTGGACAGGTCCGGGATCGGACACAGCACGTTTGATGATGTGGGGCCGGACCCTTCCCTGGAAACGGTCACCAAGGGGACGCTCCATTATCTTAGGGACCAGACCGACCTGGTGATCGCCCTTGGGGGAGGCTCGGTCATCGATGCGGCCAAGGCCATCATGTTCTTTGCCCACAAAGCGGGCAACAAGACGGCAAAGCCGCTGCTGGTGGCCATTCCCACCACCAGCGGCACCGGTTCCGAGGTGACATCGTTCTCCGTGATCACGGACAAGGCCAATGAGGTGAAAATCCCCCTCAATGACGAGCTCTTGATTCCGGACATGGCCATTCTGGATGCGCGCTTCACGCGGACGGTCCCTCCTCCCGGGACGGCTGCGACCGGGATGGACGTACTGACCCATGCCATCGAGGCCTATACCTCTCTGCAGGCCAACGCGTTTACGACCATCTACGCGGAATATGCCATCCGCTATGTGTTCCGTTATCTTTTCAGGGCCTTCCAATGCGGGGACGACATGGAGGCCCGGGAAATGATGCTCCTGGCGTCCTGCATGGCGGGCATGGCCTTCAACAACAGCGGCTTGGGGCTCACCCACAGCATTGCCCACAGCCTGGGGGGCCTGTTTCATATCCCTCACGGTCTGGCCAATGCGGTGATCCTTCCCTACGTGGTCCGGTTCAACAGCTTTCACGTGGGCGTGAAGTATCGGGAGATTGCCGAGATCGCGGGCATTCCCGCCGCCACGGTGGAAGAGGGGACCACGAACCTCATTCAGGCGATACGGGAGATGAACGATTCCATGGGCATCCCCAACCACATACGCGCCTTGAACATCGATGAAGCCGTCTTCCGGGAGCACCTGGATGTGATGGCCAAAAACGTTCTGGAGGACATCTGCACTGGGGGCAATCCAAGAAGACCATCCCACGAGGACGTAAAGAGGCTTCTGGAGCAGGCCTGGTAA